From a single Oreochromis niloticus isolate F11D_XX linkage group LG3, O_niloticus_UMD_NMBU, whole genome shotgun sequence genomic region:
- the LOC106097554 gene encoding uncharacterized protein LOC106097554 — MEQPEKRVSKPTFKAQEEKLQQLKVTRKTKLGYLTRKIKEIEDLMEDDGNFEEVSVKLATDFSKMYIEFCENNDAVKNHLTESELLHDQTQWYEPKASYLRSFVEKVERWLKRVEMQVDEARMIDAEVEPADSASAISSRHSKAHRSSRTSSTVSSTTYSARLKIEAERAALVARAEALKQKMEIDRQEAVLKAKREEWELQTAIAAASAKLEVLTVKEPAHNTSADLVNEMAACQRAPGQNIGASFGFVQPEHGDVYRKCESEVMQGSERSSRLPHLLSKKDNSQSITSQSRMADVKDLLNVMKRQNEITELLVKQQKASTLPPLDVPVFSGDPLEFGFFMKAFEHGIEERTDSNRDRLRFLEQFTQGRPKVLVRSCSHMHPDRGYAEAKRLLRKHFGDEYTIASAYIERALKWPVIKPEDGDALTEFAMFLTTCCNTVDSMEYIEEMDSPTSMRTVISKLPFKLRERWRGFACDIQERTAMRARFADLVSFVEKHAKIASHPLFGNIQDTTLSRDKGKPNVRRENALKFKERESIFATNTAPVSNSAEQTKRERENVGSTGGRQCLFCHKGGHKLNTCRLLKQKPHREKLDFLKSKSLCFGCLSQGHLSKGCQRRHTCETCSQKHPTILHKEQYSPPDSDAKSIREPAASFSPAAGSETCGCTGAGEAVCALSIVPVKVRCSRSNATVVSYAFLDPGSTGTFCTDELMKDLHVSGKRSNILLRTMGKEATISTHVIMGLEVSGLDEDNFLKIPQVFTQAEIPVTKENIPQQSDVDRWPYLKEVQLKQIDGKIGMLIGTNVPKALEPWKVINSEGNGPYAVKTALGWTINGPLLREEGIAQGAVEWPPVMVNRISVTKLEELSQQQMKYDFPEHELSEKMEMSARDRQFMESVSLSVKQVHGHYTIGLPLKNKGAVFPNNRVVAVQRAEGLKRRLLRDSEFQQEYTKFMTETLERGYAEEVPMAETSKSGSRIWYLPHHGVYHPTKHKLRVVFDCASTYQGVSLNSQLLQGPDLTNSLIGVLIRFRQEPVAFMSDIEGMFHQVRVPAEDADLLRFLWWPQGDLGKGLKEYRMVVHLFGATSSPSCACYALQRCAEDNQARFNHIATNTVLRNFYVDDCLKSVGTEEQAISLIQDLRALCAAGGFKLTKWISNSRAVLASIPEDDRAKEVKELDLERDCLPIERALGVQWCVESDTLKFRVLVVSKPLTRRGLLSMVSTIYDPLGILSPLILPVKHILQELSRTKHAWDDIMPEALSLQWQQWVGSLHHLARFEVDRCVRPVNLGKITSARLHHFADASERGYGIATYLVSKNNLNQPHSAFIIGKARVTPLKPVTIPRLELTAAVVAAKMDRMVRAELELELEESVFWTDSTSVIKYLKNETARFRTFVANRVAAIKDRSAVSQWRYVNTSANPADFASRGLSVGAFLKAKTWITGPDFITKPEMEWPEMPDSVCQPICNDPEVKEASVYALMVEEGADATSQLIHHYSSWHRVKRAVAWVLRLKGVLKLLAQKRKDLEANLYDGRLDVGSQRLEQEKQMTHLKANLPILPLSVSDMAEAEVELVRFSQGQRFGEEIAKLQQGKTVSKDSPLCQLSPVVQDGILRVGGRLSRSSMQEEIKHPAILAKDQHIATLILRSAHEDLGHGGRNHVLSKVRQKYWILRSHAAVRKILSQCVVCRRHHGKAASQIMADLPTERLTPDEPPFTSVGVDYFGPFEVKRGRSMIKRYGVVFTCLTVRAVHIELANSLDTDSCIHALRRFIARRGQVQLMRSDNGTNFVSAERELREAVRALDNAKIHEALLVKGITWIFNPPAASHFGGVWERQIRSIRKVLSSVVEQQILDEEGLHTLLCEVEAIINSRPISRVSTDPNDLEALTPNHLLLMKAKTPLPPGVFSRSDMYSRRRWRQVQYLADLFWRRWIKEYLPDLQKRQKWALPQRNISQGNIVLIVDDSAPRNSWVMGRVIQTFEDAKGRVRQAKVKTSKNILLRPVAKLCVLLECDM; from the coding sequence ATGGAGCAGCCGGAAAAGAGAGTTTCAAAGCCAACCTTTAAAGCACAAGAGGAAAAGCTTCAGCAGCTTAAAGTGACAAGGAAAACCAAGTTGGGTTATCTTACTAGAAAGATAAAAGAGATTGAGGACCTTATGGAAGATGATGGCAATTTTGAGGAAGTGTCTGTTAAATTAGCCACTGACTTCTCAAAAATGTATATTGAGTTTTGTGAAAACAACGATGCAGTTAAAAATCACTTGACTGAGTCAGAACTTCTTCATGATCAGACACAGTGGTATGAGCCAAAGGCTAGCTATTTGAGAAGTTTTGTGGAGAAAGTCGAGAGATGGTTAAAAAGAGTGGAAATGCAAGTAGATGAAGCAAGAATGATTGATGCTGAAGTTGAGCCTGCAGACAGTGCTTCAGCGATATCGTCCAGACACAGTAAAGCACATCGAAGCAGCCGAACCTCTTCTACTGTGTCTTCGACCACATATTCGGCCAGGCTAAAGATTGAGGCAGAAAGGGCTGCTCTGGTAGCGCGTGCAGAAGCCTTAAAGCAAAAGATGGAGATTGACAGACAAGAAGCTGTTCTTAAGGCGAAAAGGGAGGAATGGGAGTTGCAAACAGCTATTGCTGCAGCTAGTGCAAAGCTTGAGGTGCTGACTGTGAAGGAGCCAGCCCATAACACTTCTGCTGACTTGGTTAACGAAATGGCTGCCTGCCAAAGAGCTCCGGGTCAAAATATTGGGGCCAGTTTTGGTTTCGTTCAGCCAGAACATGGAGATGTTTATCGAAAATGTGAGTCAGAAGTAATGCAGGGCTCAGAAAGGAGTAGCAGGCTTCCTCATCTATTGAGTAAGAAGGATAATAGCCAGTCTATTACTAGTCAAAGCAGAATGGCTGATGTTAAAGACTTGTTGAATGTCATGAAGCGACAAAACGAGATTACAGAGCTCCTAGTAAAGCAACAGAAGGCATCCACTCTCCCTCCTTTGGATGTTCCAGTATTCAGTGGGGATCCACTGGAGTTTGGGTTTTTTATGAAAGCATTCGAGCATGGGATTGAGGAAAGGACAGACAGCAATAGGGATAGGTTGCGCTTCCTGGAGCAGTTCACCCAAGGGAGACCCAAGGTTCTGGTTCGTAGCTGTTCGCACATGCATCCTGACAGGGGCTACGCTGAAGCCAAGAGGCTTCTGCGCAAGCATTTTGGGGATGAATATACTATTGCCTCAGCCTACATTGAAAGAGCTCTAAAATGGCCTGTAATCAAGCCAGAGGATGGTGATGCACTGACGGAGTTTGCTATGTTCCTCACTACTTGCTGTAACACAGTAGACAGCATGGAGTACATTGAGGAGATGGATAGCCCTACTAGTATGAGAACTGTCATCTCCAAGCTTCCTTTTAAATTAAGGGAAAGGTGGAGGGGTTTCGCCTGTGACATTCAAGAACGCACAGCAATGAGAGCTAGATTCGCTGATCTGGTCAGTTTTGTAGAGAAGCATGCAAAGATCGCTTCTCACCCATTGTTTGGTAACATTCAGGACACCACTTTGTCAAGAGACAAGGGCAAACCAAATGTACGCAGAGAGAATGCTCTGAAATTCAAGGAGAGGGAAAGCATCTTTGCTACTAATACGGCACCTGTGTCAAACAGTGCTGAGCAGACAAAGAGGGAAAGGGAAAATGTAGGCTCTACAGGTGGAAGACAGTGTCTTTTCTGTCATAAGGGAGGGCATAAGCTCAATACCTGCAGACTCCTCAAGCAAAAGCCCCACAGAGAAAAGCTTGATTTCCTCAAATCAAagagtttgtgttttggttgcCTATCACAGGGGCATTTGAGTAAGGGTTGCCAGCGAAGACACACGTGTGAGACTTGTTCTCAGAAACATCCCACCATTCTGCATAAGGAGCAGTACTCTCCTCCTGATAGTGACGCTAAAAGTATCAGGGAACCAGCAGCAAGTTTTTCTCCAGCAGCAGGCAGTGAAACATGCGGTTGTACCGGGGCTGGCGAAGCAGTCTGTGCGCTTTCAATTGTGCCTGTGAAGGTCAGATGTTCAAGGAGCAACGCAACAGTTGTATCGTATGCATTCTTAGACCCAGGAAGCACTGGAACCTTTTGTACAGACGAGTTGATGAAGGATTTACACGTCTCAGGAAAAAGGTCCAACATTCTGCTCCGCACCATGGGAAAGGAAGCGACAATCAGTACTCATGTCATTATGGGTCTCGAGGTCAGTGGTTTGGATGAGGACAACTTTTTGAAGATTCCCCAGGTTTTCACACAGGCAGAGATTCCAGTAACAAAGGAGAACATTCCACAACAGAGCGATGTGGACAGATGGCCTTATTTGAAAGAGGTTCAGCTCAAGCAGATTGATGGAAAAATTGGTATGTTAATAGGAACGAATGTACCAAAGGCGCTTGAGCCCTGGAAGGTTATCAACAGTGAGGGCAACGGCCCATATGCTGTAAAAACTGCACTAGGCTGGACGATTAATGGACCTCTGCTAAGAGAAGAGGGTATTGCTCAAGGAGCTGTTGAGTGGCCACCGGTGATGGTGAACAGGATATCGGTGACAAAGCTAGAGGAGCTCTCGCAGCAGCAAATGAAGTATGACTTCCCTGAGCATGAGTTGTCCGAGAAAATGGAAATGTCAGCCAGAGACAGACAATTTATGGAGTCTGTGTCACTGTCAGTGAAGCAGGTTCATGGTCACTACACCATTGGCCTTCCTTTAAAGAACAAGGGGGCTGTATTTCCAAACAACCGTGTTGTGGCGGTACAAAGAGCAGAAGGCCTGAAACGGAGGCTGTTAAGAGACAGTGAGTTTCAGCAAGAGTACACAAAGTTCATGACAGAGACACTGGAAAGGGGCTATGCCGAAGAAGTTCCCATGGCAGAAACTTCTAAAAGTGGTAGCAGAATATGGTATCTCCCACATCATGGGGTCTACCACCCAACCAAGCACAAGTTGAGAGTGGTATTTGACTGTGCATCCACGTATCAAGGCGTGTCACTGAACTCACAGCTGTTGCAGGGGCCAGACTTAACCAATTCCCTTATAGGTGTTTTGATCAGGTTCAGGCAGGAGCCAGTTGCCTTCATGTCAGATATTGAAGGCATGTTTCATCAAGTCAGGGTTCCCGCTGAAGATGCTGATCTGTTGAGATTCTTGTGGTGGCCACAGGGAGATCTTGGTAAAGGCCTCAAGGAATACAGAATGGTAGTTCACTTGTTTGGTGCAACTTCTTCACCAAGCTGTGCATGCTACGCGCTGCAAAGGTGTGCTGAGGACAATCAGGCGAGGTTCAATCATATTGCAACGAACACTGTTCTAAGGAACTTTTATGTGGACGATTGCCTAAAATCTGTTGGCACTGAAGAGCAGGCAATCTCACTGATTCAGGACCTCAGGGCTTTATGCGCTGCAGGAGGTTTCAAGCTCACTAAGTGGATTTCCAACAGCAGAGCCGTGCTTGCATCTATACCTGAGGATGACAGGGCCAAAGAAGTCAAGGAGCTCGATCTTGAAAGGGACTGCCTCCCTATTGAAAGAGCTTTAGGGGTTCAGTGGTGCGTGGAGTCTGACACGCTGAAATTCAGAGTTCTGGTTGTGAGCAAACCACTCACAAGGAGAGGTCTGCTTTCGATGGTAAGCACTATATATGACCCACTTGGGATCTTATCCCCTCTGATCTTGCCAGTGAAGCATATCCTGCAAGAGCTAAGCAGAACAAAGCATGCATGGGATGATATCATGCCAGAAGCTCTGTCTCTGCAGTGGCAACAATGGGTCGGCAGTTTGCACCACTTAGCTAGGTTTGAGGTAGACAGATGTGTGAGACCAGTCAACCTTGGCAAGATCACTTCAGCTCGACTTCACCACTTTGCCGACGCAAGTGAAAGGGGGTATGGCATAGCCACCTACCTGGTTTCAAAAAACAATCTGAACCAACCACATAGTGCTTTCATTATTGGTAAAGCCAGGGTTACACCTTTGAAGCCAGTTACCATACCACGACTCGAGCTTACTGCTGCAGTGGTGGCAGCAAAGATGGACAGGATGGTGAGAGCCGAACTGGAGTTGGAGCTGGAGGAGTCTGTCTTTTGGACGGACAGCACGTCGGTGATTAAGTACCTCAAGAATGAAACAGCGAGGTTTCGTACGTTTGTTGCCAATCGAGTTGCTGCCATTAAGGATAGGTCAGCTGTCTCTCAGTGGAGATATGTGAACACCTCGGCCAATCCTGCAGACTTTGCTTCCAGAGGACTCAGTGTTGGTGCCTTTCTCAAGGCAAAGACATGGATCACGGGTCCAGATTTCATCACGAAGCCAGAAATGGAGTGGCCAGAAATGCCAGACAGTGTATGCCAGCCAATCTGTAATGACCCAGAAGTCAAAGAAGCATCAGTATATGCTCTTATGGTTGAAGAAGGTGCAGACGCCACCTCTCAGCTCATTCATCATTACTCAAGCTGGCATCGGGTTAAAAGAGCCGTTGCGTGGGTCCTGAGATTAAAAGGTGTGCTGAAGCTTCTTGCTCAAAAGAGGAAGGATTTAGAAGCGAATCTCTATGATGGAAGGTTGGATGTAGGAAGTCAAAGGCTGGAGCAGGAGAAGCAAATGACACACCTCAAAGCTAACCTTCCCATCTTGCCACTTTCTGTGAGTGACATGGCTGAGGCGGAAGTAGAGCTCGTGCGCTTCAGTCAAGGGCAGCGGTTTGGCGAAGAGATTGCCAAGCTGCAACAAGGAAAGACAGTGTCAAAGGATAGCCCTCTTTGTCAGTTGTCGCCAGTTGTACAAGATGGCATTCTGAGAGTGGGCGGCAGATTGAGCAGATCTAGCATGCAAGAGGAGATAAAACACCCTGCAATCTTGGCTAAGGATCAGCATATAGCCACTCTCATTCTCAGATCTGCTCACGAGGATCTTGGTCATGGTGGCAGGAATCATGTCCTATCAAAGGTACGGCAGAAGTACTGGATACTAAGATCCCATGCTGCTGTCCGGAAGATTTTGTCCCAGTGTGTTGTCTGCAGACGGCATCATGGGAAAGCGGCAAGTCAGATCATGGCAGATCTTCCTACTGAGAGGCTCACGCCCGATGAGCCACCGTTCACGAGTGTCGGTGTGGACTATTTCGGTCCCTTTGAAGTCAAAAGGGGTAGGTCCATGATCAAAAGGTATGGCGTAGTTTTTACCTGCTTGACAGTGAGGGCTGTGCATATTGAACTGGCAAATTCATTGGACACGGACTCTTGTATTCATGCATTGCGGAGGTTCATTGCTAGGAGGGGACAGGTTCAGTTGATGCGTTCTGACAATGGAACAAACTTTGTAAGTGCAGAGAGGGAGCTGCGGGAAGCAGTGCGTGCTTTGGATAATGCAAAGATTCATGAAGCCTTGTTAGTTAAAGGCATCACATGGATATTCAACCCCCCAGCTGCCTCGCATTTTGGAGGAGTTTGGGAACGGCAGATACGGTCAATACGCAAAGTGCTCAGCTCTGTTGTGGAGCAGCAGATCCTTGATGAGGAGGGTCTGCACACGCTGCTGTGTGAGGTAGAGGCGATTATCAATAGCCGCCCTATCTCAAGAGTCTCTACCGATCCGAATGACCTGGAGGCCTTGACGCCAAACCATTTGCTTTTGATGAAAGCCAAAACTCCACTACCTCCTGGAGTATTCAGCAGGAGCGACATGTACTCGAGGCGTAGATGGCGTCAAGTCCAGTACTTGGCAGATTTGTTTTGGAGACGGTGGATTAAGGAGTATCTGCCGGACTTGCAAAAGAGACAAAAGTGGGCCCTGCCACAAAGGAATATCAGTCAAGGTAATATTGTCCTTATCGTGGATGATTCCGCTCCAAGAAATTCATGGGTAATGGGTCGAGTGATTCAGACGTTTGAGGATGCCAAAGGTCGGGTTCGTCAGGCCAAGGTGAAAACCAGCAAAAACATTCTCCTACGACCTGTGGCGAAACTTTGTGTGCTGCTAGAGTGTGATATGTAG